CTTCACCCACGGGCAGATGCATTATTCCCTGCTGGGCCGCGACGTGGAGCGGGACGTGGTGCCGATGATGCGCCGCTACGGGCTGGGGCTGACGGTGTGGAGCCCGCTGGCCTCCGGCTTCCTCAGCGGCAAGTACACGCGCAAGACGCTGGACGACCCGGCCAACCGCATCTCCGGCTTCGACATCCTGCCCTTCGACAAGGAGCACGGTTTCCGCGTGCTGGAAAAGCTGCGCACCATCGCAGCGTTGCGCGACATCACGGTGGCCCAGGCGGCACTGGGATGGCTGCTGGCCAAGCCGGCGGTCACCAGCATTCTGGTCGGGGCCAGCAAGCTGCACCAGCTGGAAGACAACCTCGCCGCCGTGGACGTGGCGCTGAGCGAGGAGGAGGTGGCCGACCTGGACGCCGCGACCGCCCTGCCCCCGGTCTACCCCAACTGGTTCTGCGACCGGCTGATCGACCAGCCCATGGCCCAGGCGCTGGCCCCGCCCCCGGGACGGTAAGGTGGGGATGGGAGGGAGAAACCGCAGACGGATGCGGGCTGTTGTCGGACGGGGGTGATCCGTGATAGCCACTCGCACCGGAATCCCTATCGTCCAACCACGGCCGCACCCGCGGCCAGGAGTCATCCCATGTCCGATCAGGCGGCCAACGGCCAGGATCAGCAGGGCGGCGCCAACGCCCTGCCCATCAACGTTCTCGTCCAGTACGTGAAGGACTTCTCGTTCGAGAACCCGAACGCCCCCCAGAGCCTGCTCCCCAGCGAGGTGCAGCCGCAGGTGGGCATCGGCGTTGACGTGGGCGTGCGCGCCGTCGGCGAAGAGGTGTTCGAGGTCATGCTGAACCTGCGGGCCGAGGCCAAGGCGGGCGAGAACACCCAGTTCCTGGTGGATCTCAGCTACGGCGGCCTGTTCCAGCTCGTCGGCGTGCCCGAGGAACACCAGCACGCGGTGCTGTTCATCGAAGGCTCGCGGCTGCTGTTCCCGTTCGCGCGCTCCATCGTGGCCGACGCCACCCGCGACGGCGGCTATCCGCCGCTGATGATCAACCCCATCGACTTCACCGACCTCTACCGCCGCAAGCTGGCCGAGGCCCAGACCCCGCAGGGCGAACAGCCCCAGCAGCCGCCGTTCTGATCCGGCGCGCCATCCGGTTCCTTTGCGGAAACGGCGGCCCCGACCGGGCCGCCGTTTTTGTTGCCGGCCGTGGGTTCCCCGGATGGGGATCACATGACCGGATGGGGATCACATGACCGGATGGGGATCACATGAACAGCACGGCCACGAACCATCCGCCGATGGCCAGGATGCCCAGTGCGATGACCGCGGCCAGGATCACGCGGTTGGTGGCGCGGATGGACCGGCAGCGCGGGCACTCCGGTTCATCGGCGGGGATGCGGGCGCCGCAGCGGTCACAGGCGGTCTTGGCGTCGCTCACGGTACTTTTCCTCCACAAACACGGCGCGGCAGCCGAACAAAGCGTGCCTCCCATGTGCGGTATGGGACACATGCTGTTCTTGTCGGGACCATGACACATGGGTATTGTGCCCGCCATCGGGCTAACACCCCTGTCATTTCCTGCATTGGGTACCGGACCCGGCCCGCCGCCCGCAAGAGAGATCACCATGTCCAAGCCGCGCACGCTCTTCGACAAGATTTGGGACAGCCACGTCGTCCACCGCCAGGAAGACGGCACCTGCATCCTTTACATCGACCGCCACCTCGTCCACGAAGTGACGAGCCCCCAGGCGTTCGAGGGCCTGCGCATGGCCGGCCGTTCCGTCCGCCGCCCCGAAGCCACCCTGGCGGTGCCGGACCACAACGTCCCCACCACCGACCGCTCCAAGGGCATCGAGAACGAGGAAAGCCGCATCCAGGTCGAAACCCTGGACAAGAACGCCCGCGATTTCGGCGTGCGCTATTTCCCCATGGATGACATCCGCCAGGGTGTGGTGCACATCGTCGGGCCGGAACAGGGCTTCACCCTGCCCGGCGCCACCATCGTGTGCGGCGACAGCCACACCGCCACCCACGGCGCCTTCGGCGCGCTGGCCTTCGGCATCGGCACGTCGGAGGTGGAGCACGTGCTCGCCACCCAGACCCTGCTGCAGAAGCCGGCCAAGAACATGCTGGTCCGCGTGGACGGCGAGCTGTCCCCCGGCGTGACCGCCAAGGACATCGTGCTGGCCATCATCGGCAAGATCGGCACCGCCGGCGGCACCGGCCACGTGATCGAATTCGCCGGCGACGCCATCCGCGGCCTGACCATGGAAGGCCGCATGACCGTCTGCAACATGGCGATCGAGGGCGGTGCGCGCGCCGGCCTGATCGCGCCCGACGAAAAGACCTTCGCGTATGTCAAGGGCCGCCCGCTGGCGCCCAAGGCCGGTGCCTGGGAACAGGCCGTGGCCTATTGGAAGACGCTGCCGTCGGACGAGGGTGCGGTCTATGACACCACCGTGGTCCTGAACGCCGCCGACATCGTGCCGCAGGTCACCTGGGGCACCAGCCCCGAAGACGTGCTGCCCATCACCGCCGTGGTGCCGAACCCCGCCGACGTGGCCGATGCCGGCAAGCGCGCCGCCGTCGCCCGTTCGCTGGACTACATGGGCCTGACCCCCGGCCAACCGCTGAACAGCATCAAGATCGACACGGTGTTCATCGGTTCCTGCACCAACGGCCGCATCGAAGACCTGCGCGCCGCCGCCGACGTCGCCAAGGGCCGCAAGGTGGCCGCGGGCGTGCGCGCCCTGGTCGTCCCCGGCTCGGGCCTGGTGAAGGAACAGGCGGAGGAAGAGGGTCTGGACAAGGTCTTCCTCGAAGCCGGCTTCGAATGGCGCGAACCGGGCTGTTCCATGTGCCTGGCCATGAACGCCGACCAGCTCGCCCCCGGCGAGCGCAGCGCCAGCACCTCGAACCGCAACTTCGAAGGCCGCCAGGGCCGCGGCGGGCGCACCCATCTGGTCAGCCCGGCCATGGCCGCCGCCGCCGCCATCACCGGCCACCTGACCGACGTGCGCGACCTGCACTGACGTTGCGGAACGGCCCCTACCCGGCGGTGGGGGCCGTTTCGGCCAGACGAACGGCGTCGCCCACCGTGGCGGCGCCGTTTTTCATGGCGGCCTGCAGCAGCAACGACGCCGCCTCTCCCACCGGCTGGGCCAGATGGCCGTCCGGCGGGGCGGCGTCCAGCCCCAGGGCCGCCGCCAGATGGCCCAGGTCCAGCCGGGCCAGCGGCTCCAGCGGCGGCAGGCCGGCGCGGGCCAGTTCGGCGGCCAGGACGCCCAGCGCCTCCTCCACCCCATAGCCGGCCACCACCGCGTGGTGCAGGCTGTCGTGGATCACCGGCCACGCCAGGGGGAACAGCCGTTCGCCCGCCACCATGGCGGGGGTCACCCCAGCCACCGCCGCGGCCGGCGCCACGCCCGGATTGACCAGCACGTCCAGCGACAGGGTGCGGAACAGCCGCGCCCCCGACAGCCGCACCGTGCCCATGGCCAGCACCCGCCCGCCGTCGGGGTCCGTCACCACCCGCAGCGCCGCCATGGGCGCGGTGGCCAGCGCCTCGTCCAGCATGGCGCGCACGGGGAACGGCGGCAGCACCGGCGGCGCGTCTTCCCCGTCCGCCACCGGGGGCGGCACGGGGAAGACCAGCGCCACCCCGGCCCCCAGCCCCTGATCGGCCACCCGCACCGGCTGTTCGCCGCCCCCCGCCGTCGGCAGGG
This DNA window, taken from Azospirillum fermentarium, encodes the following:
- a CDS encoding PAS domain-containing protein gives rise to the protein MTSPDLSRTRRLALACLVAAAAALVFVANGLLSRMGTVEGVVPLAAVAVGLGALWLAFSRLNRHFRALADAAESSRPSESHRGGEGRWPAIAAALDQPVLVVSEGGRVADANPAALRLLGEGAAPGRPVGGVLDRAALLRAVERARGAGGMITTTLPTAGGGEQPVRVADQGLGAGVALVFPVPPPVADGEDAPPVLPPFPVRAMLDEALATAPMAALRVVTDPDGGRVLAMGTVRLSGARLFRTLSLDVLVNPGVAPAAAVAGVTPAMVAGERLFPLAWPVIHDSLHHAVVAGYGVEEALGVLAAELARAGLPPLEPLARLDLGHLAAALGLDAAPPDGHLAQPVGEAASLLLQAAMKNGAATVGDAVRLAETAPTAG
- the leuC gene encoding 3-isopropylmalate dehydratase large subunit, translated to MSKPRTLFDKIWDSHVVHRQEDGTCILYIDRHLVHEVTSPQAFEGLRMAGRSVRRPEATLAVPDHNVPTTDRSKGIENEESRIQVETLDKNARDFGVRYFPMDDIRQGVVHIVGPEQGFTLPGATIVCGDSHTATHGAFGALAFGIGTSEVEHVLATQTLLQKPAKNMLVRVDGELSPGVTAKDIVLAIIGKIGTAGGTGHVIEFAGDAIRGLTMEGRMTVCNMAIEGGARAGLIAPDEKTFAYVKGRPLAPKAGAWEQAVAYWKTLPSDEGAVYDTTVVLNAADIVPQVTWGTSPEDVLPITAVVPNPADVADAGKRAAVARSLDYMGLTPGQPLNSIKIDTVFIGSCTNGRIEDLRAAADVAKGRKVAAGVRALVVPGSGLVKEQAEEEGLDKVFLEAGFEWREPGCSMCLAMNADQLAPGERSASTSNRNFEGRQGRGGRTHLVSPAMAAAAAITGHLTDVRDLH
- the secB gene encoding protein-export chaperone SecB — translated: MSDQAANGQDQQGGANALPINVLVQYVKDFSFENPNAPQSLLPSEVQPQVGIGVDVGVRAVGEEVFEVMLNLRAEAKAGENTQFLVDLSYGGLFQLVGVPEEHQHAVLFIEGSRLLFPFARSIVADATRDGGYPPLMINPIDFTDLYRRKLAEAQTPQGEQPQQPPF